ACAAATTTAATTGCTCCCTCCTTCCTGTTTTCACACTGGTACCCCCACAGCTGGTACTTCCCTAACCCTCTGCTCTGGAGTTTTCTCCTGACTCCTCTGAAAATCTCCTGGCTGTCATTAGGGTCACAGTGTTGCTGTATTTAACTTGGTGTAGAACTGGGGAATGAGACAATGAATGTCCTCAGCTGACGTTTTCAGAGAGGGCTGGTTTGGAAAAAAAGAGGTCCCAGGAACAGAGGAAGTGTTAGAGAGGAACTCCACGGGCCACCTTACTTCATACTCCACCATACGTTTGTTGGCCAGGTCAGCTTTGTTCCCTGCCAGGGCAATAACGATGCTAGGACTGGCCTGTCGCTGTAGTTCCTTCACCCATGTCTTTGCTCGGGCAAAGGTTTCCTAGGAAAACATGAAGAGAATGAGTAGGCTGGAATGACTGCCAATCCATATCCATCACCTTTTAAAATGAGTCTCAAAATTCACCTCTTCTAGGTGGTCTTCCCTCAGTGAAACCACAGGTCTCTGATAATTCATTATCTGTCTTCTTAGCACTTGGAAGCATAATTTGTACTCTTATTTGCTATTTCAAGAACCCGTTTTCTGCCCCCTTACCCCCTGCCCCAAACTAACTCCTCTAAATATAAGCAAGgacagtcttttttcttttttttttgaggcggagttttgctctgtcgccgaggctagagtgcagtagctcgatctcggctcactgaaacctccgcctcctgggttcaagcgattctcctgcctcagcctcccaagtagctgggactacaggcgtgcaccaccacgcccaactaatttttgtaattttagtagagacggggtttcaccatgttggccaggatggtctcaatctcttgacctcatgatcctcccgccttggcatcctaaagtgttgggattacaggcgtaagccaccatgtccagccaacaAGGACAGTCTTCTTAGCTCACTTACCTGATTAGTAATGTCGTAAACCACGATTGCAGCTTGGGCACCCCTGTAGTACATGGGGGCTAAGCTGTGATATCGCTCCTGCCCAGCTGTGTCCCAGATCTCAAACTTCACTGTTGTGTCATCTAGACAAACGGACTGGGTGAGGAAGGCCGCTATGGATGAGAGAATGGAGGGGAAGATGCTGTAAGTGGGAGGATGAATGGGAACATCCCTCCCCCCTTCAAAATGTAACTGCCCTACACTAAGACCAGTCACCACCCAGGATAGTCAGCTACAGGAAAAGGTTTTGAGTTCTCCTTACATGTAAGTCTTGGAACCAGGATTAAGACTGCCCTTGGCTAAGTCCTTCCTGCCAGAAATGTCACTAACTAAGGAATGGGGGTACATCATAAACTAAGAGGGACAGAAGAACTGGCACTTATACGAGTCATCCTTCTTCTAACCAAAATAGGAGAATAACAAATGACAGAGAAAATAGCTTCAGATAAAAGTCACATCAAGAATTAATTAGAagattgggctgggcacggtagctcacgcctgtaatcccagcactttgggaggtgggggcggaggcaggtggatcacctgaggtcaggagttcgagaccagttggccaacacggcaaaacccgtctctactaaaaatacaaaaattagccaggcatggtggtggacacctgtaatcacagctactcgggaggctgaggctggagaatcccttgaacttgggaggtggaggttgcagtgagccaagatggcgccactgcacttcagcgtgggcaacaagagcggaactccgtctcaaaaatcaaacaaacaaacgcaaacaaacaaaagaattaattagaggattggctgggcgcagtggctcatgcctgtaatcccagcactttgggaggccaaggcaggcggatggcttgaggtcaggagttcgagaccagcctggccaacatagtgaaaccccgcctctactaaaaacacaaaagttaaccaggcgtggtgatggacgcctgtaattccagctacttgggaggctgaggcagcagaagtgCTTGAACTGGGGAAGCGGAAATTGCAATGGGCaaccactgcaccactgcactccagcctgggcaacagggtgagactcagtatccaaaaaaaaaaaaaaaaaaaaaatagaattaattagAAGATTTTAAAGCTTGATGGCAAGTCCCATCATTATCAATATTATTTGGCTGTTACTTTTTCATATAATCTGCTGCAGGTCCAGGAATACATTTCCAAGATGACTAATAAAAAggggaaagaggccaggcacggtggctcatgcttgtaatcccagcactttgggaggccgaggcggttggatcacttgaagtcaggagtttgagaccagcctggccaacacggtgaaaccctgtctctataaaaatataaaaattagccgggcatggtggtgcgtgcctgtaatctccgctgctcaggaggctgaggcacgagaatcacttgaacctgggaggcagaagttgcaatgagccaagattgcaccactgcactccagtctgggcgacagagactccgtctcaaaaataaataaataaataaataaaaataacaagggGAAGGAATAATATGGAAGTTCTCATAAAAGATCCTTTATTGAATTAGCACCCTTGGGGTAGTAGTGGGGAAAAGGTAGCAAAGATGAGAAAGGCAGACACCCTTTGTATTTTGCATTAGTTCCAGCCTCTATTttaccagatttttttttgtttttgaaacagtctcgctcCTTCGCCTAGGATAAAATGCactggcgtgattttggctcactgcaacctccgcctcatgagttcaagcgagtctcctgcctcagcttcccaagtagctgggattataggcatgtgccaccatgcccggctaatctttgttgttgttgttgttgttttgtttttttgagatggattttcgctctagtcacccaggctggagtgcaatggcgcaatcttggctcactgcaacctccatctcctgggttcaagcagttctcctacctcagcctcctgagtagctggaattataggcacgtgccaccacgcccagctaattttttgtatttttagtagagacggggatttcaccttgttggccaggctggtcttgaactcctggcctcaagtgatccgcctgcctcggcctcccaaatgctgggattacaggtgtgacccaccatgcccagcctattttaccagattttgatttttttttttttttttttggagatggagttttgctcttgtcgcccagggtggagtgcagtggcgcgatctcggctcactacaacctctgccccccgggttcaagtgattctcctgccttagcctcccgagtagctgggattacaggcgcctgccaccatgcctggctaattttttgtatttttagtagagacaggatttcgccatgttgggcaggctggtctcgaactcctgacctcaggtgatccgcccatcttggcctcccaaagtggtgggccactgggcccggcctctGTTTTTATAAAGGGTTTCCATTTCTGGGGAAAAGAATGGGACTAAGAGGGCCAACTCCATAATCAGGTCTTATATCTCTTTTCAAAAGCCTTACCGGCCCGgcctggtgactcatgcctgtaatcccagcactttgggaggccgaggcaggcagatcacctgaggtcaggagtttgagaccaacctggccaacatgatggtgaaaccccctctccactaaaaatacaaaaattagccaggtgccacggtgtgcacctgtaatcccagttactcgggaggctgaggcatgagaatcgctcgaacctgggagacagaggttgcagtaagccaagattgcgccactgcactccagcctgggtaacagagcaagactccatctaaaaaaaaaaaaacccttaccaAACATTCAATCTCCTATTACCCCAAGGCACTCACCTCCAATGGTGCTCTCCTGGTACTCATGGAACTGCCCTTTGACAAAACGTAATACCAGGCTTGACTTTCCCACTGCAGATTCTCCCAGCAGGACCAATTTGAACTGGCAAATTTTGCTGGCCTGGGGTTGCCCATTGGGCCTAGCTGTGCTTCTGCTAGTCATGGCCAGATTATCAGAGTGGgaaagggtggagggagggggataCTGTaaaggggggagggggaaggggaggggatttCCAGGCTTCAACACTcctgcaagaaaaaaaagtga
The Pan troglodytes isolate AG18354 chromosome 10, NHGRI_mPanTro3-v2.0_pri, whole genome shotgun sequence genome window above contains:
- the RAB5B gene encoding ras-related protein Rab-5B codes for the protein MTSRSTARPNGQPQASKICQFKLVLLGESAVGKSSLVLRFVKGQFHEYQESTIGAAFLTQSVCLDDTTVKFEIWDTAGQERYHSLAPMYYRGAQAAIVVYDITNQETFARAKTWVKELQRQASPSIVIALAGNKADLANKRMVEYEEAQAYADDNSLLFMETSAKTAMNVNDLFLAIAKKLPKSEPQNLGGAAGRSRGVDLHEQSQQNKSQCCSN